One stretch of Equus caballus isolate H_3958 breed thoroughbred chromosome 24, TB-T2T, whole genome shotgun sequence DNA includes these proteins:
- the PGF gene encoding placenta growth factor isoform X1, with protein MPAMRLFTCFLQLLAGLALPAVPPQQWALSAGNGSSEVEVVPFHEVWGRSYCRTLERLVDIVSEYPSEVEHMFSPSCVSLLRCTGCCGDENLHCAPVETVNVTMQLLKIRSGDRPSYVELTFSQHVRCECRPLREKMKPERRRPKGRGKRKREKQRPTDCHLCGDTVPRR; from the exons ATGCCTGCCATGAGGCTGTTCACTTGCTTCCTGCAGCTCCTGGCTGGGCTGGCGCTGCCTGCTGTGCCCCCCCAG CAGTGGGCCTTGTCTGCTGGGAACGGCTCGTCAGAGGTGGAAG TGGTGCCCTTCCATGAAGTGTGGGGCCGCAGCTACTGCCGGACGCTGGAGAGGTTGGTGGACATTGTGTCTGAGTACCCCAGCGAGGTGGAGCACATGTTCAGCCCATCCTGCGTCTCGCTGCTGCGCTGCACTGGCTGCTGTGGTGATGAGAACCTGCACTGTGCGCCCGTGGAGACGGTCAACGTCACCATGCAG CTCTTGAAGATCCGCTCTGGGGACCGGCCCTCCTACGTGGAGCTGACCTTCTCTCAGCACGTGCGCTGCGAGTGCAG GCCTCTTCGCGAGAAGATGAAGCCAGAAAG GAGGAGACCCAAGGgcagggggaagaggaagagagagaagcagagacccACAGACTGCCACCT GTGCGGCGATACTGTTCCCCGGAGGTAA
- the PGF gene encoding placenta growth factor isoform X2, with product MPAMRLFTCFLQLLAGLALPAVPPQQWALSAGNGSSEVEVVPFHEVWGRSYCRTLERLVDIVSEYPSEVEHMFSPSCVSLLRCTGCCGDENLHCAPVETVNVTMQLLKIRSGDRPSYVELTFSQHVRCECRPLREKMKPERCGDTVPRR from the exons ATGCCTGCCATGAGGCTGTTCACTTGCTTCCTGCAGCTCCTGGCTGGGCTGGCGCTGCCTGCTGTGCCCCCCCAG CAGTGGGCCTTGTCTGCTGGGAACGGCTCGTCAGAGGTGGAAG TGGTGCCCTTCCATGAAGTGTGGGGCCGCAGCTACTGCCGGACGCTGGAGAGGTTGGTGGACATTGTGTCTGAGTACCCCAGCGAGGTGGAGCACATGTTCAGCCCATCCTGCGTCTCGCTGCTGCGCTGCACTGGCTGCTGTGGTGATGAGAACCTGCACTGTGCGCCCGTGGAGACGGTCAACGTCACCATGCAG CTCTTGAAGATCCGCTCTGGGGACCGGCCCTCCTACGTGGAGCTGACCTTCTCTCAGCACGTGCGCTGCGAGTGCAG GCCTCTTCGCGAGAAGATGAAGCCAGAAAG GTGCGGCGATACTGTTCCCCGGAGGTAA